CAAAAATGCTTGCTTGTCTCACGAGCAATAGAAAAGAAGTATTTTCTTACCCGATGACAGTCATTGGCCAAATGAAATGACATCAATGGAATTCACTGAAGGAGTCTGTGATTGACATTGGTTCATGTGTTATATCATTACAGGTGCGTGATTATTGTTAACATCACTCGCTCTTCTCTCTTCATTTGTGTCAGACGTCTGGTATTTAGATGGCACAAAAACAAGGAATGTAAACAAGTGATTATGTGTCAGCAATAAAAAGGAATTTCCCGTAGAAGGAAGTCATTTTTCATCGGGTGGGAGGGTCTAGAACTGGTTTTTAAGCACCAGAATCCTCTGATCAGCTGAAGCTGGACGTGAAGCATCGCCGTAAGTGCCCGTATACACTTCTGATATAAAAGTAATGATGCAAAACCATTGATTCATTTCATCTTCATTTCTTGTGTTCCTGTAGAGAGAACGATGTCAAATGTGAGTGTGAATGACAGCTGTACGGATGTGGATCATGCGGTGAAGCGCTACTATCTGCCCGTCATGTACAGCTTCATCTTTATTGTGGGTGCGGTGGGGAACGTCACGGCTCTGGTGGTGTACGTGCTGAAAGTTCGTCCCTGGACCAACAGCACCATCATCATGGTGAATCTTCTCATCACCGATCTCCTGCTGATGGTCAGTCTTCCCTTCCTAGTGTACTACTACACCCTAGACgacacctggtctctcggggtCCAAATGTGTCGCTTCACTCGCTTCATCTTTCATTTTAATCTGTACGGCAGCATCCTCTTCCTCACCTGTCTGTCAGTCTTCCGTTACGTGGCGGTGGTGCGTCCGTTACAGAGAGAGAACATTAAGAAGAAGCGCTGGGGTGTCCTGGCCTGTGTGTTGGTCTGGACTCTCGCCGTGGCTTTGATATCGCCCATGTTTAACTTGTTTAATTTGAAAGTGCAAAAGAACAAAACCGTCTGCCCGGATTACGCCAGCAGCGAGATCGATTTCGTCTGGAAGTACAGTTGGGTGATGACTGTGCTGGGATACGTAATGCCGCTGAtcgtggtgtgtttgtgttactgGCGTATCATGAAGGTGTTGGCCAAGGGTCCTCACAACGGAAGCGCAAAACGCACCAGAGCGAGAAGAGTCATCGCGTTGATATTGACCTGTTTCATCGTGTGTTTCTTACCGTTCCACGTCTTACGAGCTTTGAGAATCTACACAAGAATCATGAAGGACGTCACCTGCACGCTGGACAAGGGTGCGCACGCGGCGTACGTGATCTCTAGACCCATCGCTGTtcttaacattgtttttaacatgttgttgtaCACGCTGTCGGGGGATTCCTTTAAACAGGCCTTCGTGGAACTCTTCAGATGTAAAGAAATCGCAGAAAAGACTAAACACATCTTTAACGTAGCTGTCATCAGCAGACCCACAACCAATTAACGGCATTAAAAGAACTGAAATATTTATTCTTAATGTCAAACACGCACAAATGCAAACGCAGCCTAATCTCTGTATCATTTCTTTATGTGTAGCAACTGTCTGTTTTATGCACAAGGTGCTTTCTGTTATAGAATAATACTTTTGGACGGCAGGGCTGAGAGTTATATTATTACTGTTTAAGGAAATAATGGCATGCATGCACTTTTGGTTTGTATATAAAATTGGCGCACTgtgattatattataatatac
This sequence is a window from Triplophysa rosa linkage group LG4, Trosa_1v2, whole genome shotgun sequence. Protein-coding genes within it:
- the LOC130552984 gene encoding 2-oxoglutarate receptor 1-like, producing the protein MSNVSVNDSCTDVDHAVKRYYLPVMYSFIFIVGAVGNVTALVVYVLKVRPWTNSTIIMVNLLITDLLLMVSLPFLVYYYTLDDTWSLGVQMCRFTRFIFHFNLYGSILFLTCLSVFRYVAVVRPLQRENIKKKRWGVLACVLVWTLAVALISPMFNLFNLKVQKNKTVCPDYASSEIDFVWKYSWVMTVLGYVMPLIVVCLCYWRIMKVLAKGPHNGSAKRTRARRVIALILTCFIVCFLPFHVLRALRIYTRIMKDVTCTLDKGAHAAYVISRPIAVLNIVFNMLLYTLSGDSFKQAFVELFRCKEIAEKTKHIFNVAVISRPTTN